A region of the Nitrospirota bacterium genome:
GGTCATGAAATAGCAGCCATAAAAAAACAGGAACGACATGTTTTGCAGATTCGTATTTAGTGCTTTTTTGGTCCTGATCTGCGCATCAGCGTTTGCACACGCTTCCGGCCCGGACAGCAAGACCCTTTCCTCCTCATACGAAGACGCCCTTCTGCATGCCATTAATCTGTACAGGGTCGACAAAGGATTGTCCCCCCTGTCGCCAGATACCACTCTGTACACGCTGGCAAAAAACCATAGCCGGTATATGACACAAAAAAATGCGCTCAGCCACGACTATTTTCAGGAGAGATTCAACCAGTGCCGCCGTTCTCACTGTGTCGAAAATACCGGATGGAACTATGCATCTCCGGAAGCACAAATGGTCGCATGGAAAAGTTCCGTCGGGCATAACGCAAACCTTCTCAGCACAAAAATAAAAAATGCAGGGATTGCAAAAGTCGGTTCTTTTGTCACATTCTTCGCCTGTGACTGAGCAAAGGCTTTCTGTTACGTGTCTTTTTTCTTTGCGGCATCTGACAGAAAGACAATGCAGTCATCACACATCTTCCCGGAGTCCCTCCTGCAAATCATCCTGTTCAGTTCCCAGCAGGGTTTTGTTTTATCTATATACGCAGAACACTTCTGTCTTTTTTCCTTGGGGCACTCCGTCATTTCCCAGCACGGAAGATAGTTGAGAAGTTTTTTTATCCCTTCAATACTTATTTTTTTGTTATGTATCAGATCTCTGAGGCATTGAAGCCACTTGATGTCGTTTTCTGAGTAAAACCTGTTTTTGTTTCTTCTGGCGGGTTTTATAAGTTCATGTTTTTCGTAAAGGCGTATTGTCTGCTCAGCGGTGCCGATCAGCTCTGCAACAACCCCGATTGAGTAAAGGGGCATACTCTTTTTATCTTCCCAGAAAATCTTCTTTTCAGTTTTTCTCTGTTTCACCATCTACCAGCCAGCCTGAACGGATATCCAAAGAAGACACATTTCGGAGTATCTCGAAAAGATCCGGGATACTGCTTCTCACCCGAATCACCTTCCTCCCAGTTTGACGGAACACTGCCTTCTCTATCTCCTGTTAAGGATAGCACAAAAACACAATATATCAAATTAGAATTATTAATTTACTTATTAAATATAGCTTTAGTTAATATTAATGTCAAGATATTCCTGATAATTTTGCATGACAGGTTCCTGAAGCAGCAAAAAAACCCCCGAAAACGACAGGCGATGCAGTGCTGATTTGAAATCCTGCGATCCTATTGGGGTGATAACTGACAGCGAAGGTTCTTAATCCTTACTTGGCAATAAAGAGGGGTGATAAATTATGGTGCCCTGCTTATTTAAGAGCATAACATCTTCAAATCAGAGTCAAGAGCCGTTGGTCACTCTTTCCGTCAGCGGCATTCTGCCGGTACCAAACCGTAGCCTACGCGGTGGGCATTTACTTCCCGGAGGCAGAGGAACCGGCATCTTTGTTTTCCTTCTCCTTATACCGCTCCATTACTATACGCTCAGCCTCAAGCCAGTTGTCGAGGTCGCGTCCCTCGATCTTTCCGCTCTTCTCATAAAGCTCACGAGCTATTCTGGCTATCTCGTCATACCATTTCATCGTGTCGTGCCCTCCGTTTTACAATCATTTGCATACCCCATAGAGCTCCGGACCTTCGGATCGCACCCCGTAACAGCTGCAGGTACCGGTCCTGCTGATTCAGAACCCCGGTGAATGCATTTCAAAACAGATTTTCCTGACAATCCAGATAATTATAGCAATTAACGCTCACGAAAGAAACCGATCAGGCGTCTTCTGCAGCATACTCTTTCCGCCGCATTCTGTTTAGCGTATATAGAGATGCAAAAGATGATATTTCCCATCAATGATGTTGGGAACATCCCTGAGTTTCTGCCCTTTCCACTGTGATTCACTCCAGATAAAAGGTCGTCCTTTGACATGAGGTGAACCATACTTCAT
Encoded here:
- a CDS encoding CAP domain-containing protein gives rise to the protein MVLICASAFAHASGPDSKTLSSSYEDALLHAINLYRVDKGLSPLSPDTTLYTLAKNHSRYMTQKNALSHDYFQERFNQCRRSHCVENTGWNYASPEAQMVAWKSSVGHNANLLSTKIKNAGIAKVGSFVTFFACD
- a CDS encoding MerR family transcriptional regulator, producing MVKQRKTEKKIFWEDKKSMPLYSIGVVAELIGTAEQTIRLYEKHELIKPARRNKNRFYSENDIKWLQCLRDLIHNKKISIEGIKKLLNYLPCWEMTECPKEKRQKCSAYIDKTKPCWELNRMICRRDSGKMCDDCIVFLSDAAKKKDT
- a CDS encoding DUF2934 domain-containing protein, coding for MKWYDEIARIARELYEKSGKIEGRDLDNWLEAERIVMERYKEKENKDAGSSASGK